agaaatgatAGATTAATTATACATCTAAAATGTAGCTGTGTCTAAGCTGGAGACAAAACATTTTACTGTTTATACTAATACAATAGAGTTAATACTCAGAAAGTTACTTTATTTACATAGATTTCACTCATAAATGATCAGCCTCTAGTATACTgttacaaaatctacaaaaccagAACCATCTTATAAAACTATATTTTTTACATTTGTATatgaaatcaatttttttttccaaaggtagCAACAatgcttaattttaaaaacagatcTTTTAGCATAAATCACTACTTTAAAATTGCATTTGGTCTAAGCTTAAGAGATTACTTTAAGCGCTTTTAAAGTTAAATAATCGCAAAATTTGCTCTACAAGAATGAGCCCATTTCCAGGGGTTTTTGTGCAAATGGGAAAGATGCATCTTAAAGGGAACACATTACAGTAAATTTTCTTAGTTCTGCACTTGCATTCAGATTTTGCTAAAATTAAGTGAGTAAGTATCCACCAGGTACTTATTAACTTCTGTTTATGAATGTACTAAATACACCCATAGCCAGACCCACCAGAGTCAGGTCAGCCAGCACTTCTGACTACAGATTCTCAGTATTTACTATTTATAAAACTTCCATTAATTAACTTCTTGCTTTAGTATTTCCTATGCCTGACATACATCAGGCTGAATTATGGGCAGAACTTTAAAGCAAAAGTGACCCTCTTATTTCTAAAAAGGAGAGTAGGCCAAAATACGGGTTAGTGTAGTCTGAGTCACTGCCTTGGTAGTGGCAGCCAACAGCTTTATAATTGGTTAAAGAAATATATTTGGTCACGGACAGAACTTTACCGTTGCCTAGAAagatattttctctgtttcttccctTCACATTGAACTGTTgcttaaaaaaacacaaccactttCAGTTTGAAATAAATCAAAGTATTGTGAGATCAAAGTTATTACATACTATGTACCTCTGCCTATTCCCACAGGAAGAACTAAGAATCATCCCTTCTAGTGTTACCTCACTATGGACacgttattttaaaagaaaataaactgtgcTTATTTCTTCAGTCTTTTTAGCTTTGCAGTACTGTCTGCTCACAACCAGGAAAACACAGTACCTTTCTttgctccaggtggggcctcataCATGAAGTTAAGACCATTCTTGACACGCTCATCACCCATAAGCAATCTAAATAAAAAGGACAGAGTTTGGGGTGTTATACACCGCAGAGTCACATTGGTATTActtgcacacaaaaaaataaacttgCAGCAGGAAACCGTTACAGTAACTGGCAGGTTTTTTTGTTAATTCGAATAACAAAAGTTGAGTATCAAAAAACCTGAGAGACCAGTCGACACTTTTGCTTGCTCCATTGTGTAGCAAAAAATCACACATTTCAATCACAACTGAAATGTAATTCTGTGTCCACTGAACTATAAAAGACAGATGTCTGTGCGAACCACACATATTTTTACACAAGGTTATCTGCTGTTCTGTGTCATGTAATGTATTTTGAAATCGATTAGAAGACACACACAGGCCACTTTAAAGAGGTTCTTGTGACCTCTGCTTAATCAGAAGCCAATTTATGAGTTGCTGTCAGTGGGAGACAGTATTTCAACTCACAATGTTCTTCACTGCCGTGAAAACAAGAGATGGTAGGAAGCAGTGTGCGATATTATGCCAGTTCTCACCTGTTATCATAGGACTCCTGTTCTTTCAGATACTGCTGCATTAattcttcttgttttttcttgTCATATGATATTTTCTGTTCGGCCATCCATACCTAGTTAAAACAGGTAGGTTTTTACTTTAAACAAATCCAAAAACTACTGCAAAATGTATTAATGTATAAATGATTAACTGGCTTAatctattaaaaatattcaaCAAGGGGAAATTCCTATTCTAATcacataaaataaatttatttttatccaGTATTTCAACAAATGAACTCCACACAGGTGGTGATTTTGATAAACAACAACTCCAACAACATCTAAGAACTGAAAAGACATGGAAAAGTTTAGTGATACGAAGGGAAGAGCAGGCTCAGGAAACACCCTGGGGTGCCGCTGTCTCCCCTGTACAGACACTGCCCTGCCGGACCCCAAACCCTGGTCTCTCTCAGGAAGAGAGTTGGAACCGGGTCAAGGCAGGTGTCAAATATTGGGAAAACACGGGCACGCAGTGACAGGTGGGATCTTCTTGGACACTGTGTGGTGTCTATTTATCCAGACAGCCAGATGTTGAAAAGCTTGAGCCAGAAAAAGGTGACAGTTCCACACACCTGTGAGCGAGTAACCCTGAAGCTTCAGGTATTTCTGAACTCTTTTTGcgttcctcttccttcccccgcACCCCAGCCCCGACGCCCCTCAGGCCGACATGCGCGGCTGTGCGGCTGCGGGGCCGGGAGCCCACCCGGGACACGGCACCGCCCGGCCCTGTCCCGGCTCCCCGGCCTCCCCCGCTGCGCGGCGGGCAAGGCCTGACTGGCCGGCCGGCCGAGGGGCCCAGGCgactcggctcggctcggctcgacTCGACTCGGCTCGGCTCGACCCAGCCACCCGGCAAGGGCCACAACGGCTCCGCCGCCGACCCAGCCCCCCTCACCTTCTTGATGTTGGACTTAGAGGCGGGGTGGAAATCCTTCTTGCACATGAAGTTAGCGAACGACTTCCccatggcggcggcggggagggggccaGCGGCTGCCTGCACAGACACGGGCCCTCAGCCGGCCGCCTCCACCCGGCCTTCCGGGTCACAGGGCGGCCCTTCCTGCGGGGCGCGGCAACAACGCCGCTCCGCTcgtccccgccccgccgccgccagcgAGCCCGGAGCAGCGGCCGGCGCCCCCGCGCCGCCAACATGGCCCCccagcccccgccccgctcctGCGACACCTTCGTggcgctgccgcccgccgcgGCGGGGGGTCGCGTGGTCTTCGGCAAGAACTCGGACCGGCCGGCGGACGAGGTGCAAGAGATCGTCTACTTTCCGGCCGCCGCGCACCCGCCCGGCGCCAGCCTGGAGGTGAGGGCCCCGCCGCGGGGCACGGCGGCAAAACAAACCCCTCTCGCCCTGTTTTCTATGTAGCCTAGCCCGCGATCTGAGCGGTTAATCCGGAGATGCTCGCTGCAGCGGCGGCGCGGCAGGCGAGTTGTGATGATGCGTTTGGTGTTGGTGTTTCCAGCGCACGGACGCGGCGGTTCTGTGGCTTTGCAGTGCACGTTCGTGGCGGTGGAGCAGGCGGAGCGGACCCACGCCGTGGTGCTGAGCCGGCCCGCCTGGCTGTGGGGCGCCGAGATGGGCGCCAACGAGCACGGCGTGTGCATCGGGAACGAAGCggtgtggggcagagaggaggtcGGCGACGAGGAGGCTCTGCTGGGCATGGACCTCGTCAGGTCTGCACAGGCTGTTTCGGTAATGGGTACGGGACTCGGAACTTAGCTGTAGAACATTTGGTTTGGGTGATACGGGGAAATATGCGCTTTCACTTTTAAATGATACGTCTGTCTCTTCTGCTGTTCTAGCCACggttaaaaataagtatttcttgGCACAGGCATTAGATCTCTGCCAGGAGCTGGGAGCCTGTGAGAGGTATCAGGTGCTAGAACAGAATCTGTCAAGGAAGTCATCAAATGTTTTTCCTTCTACAGTCTATGCTAAACTGAAACAAGACTCTTAACTGGAGTGCAGCGGGACTTCAGgaactagactttttttttttttttctaggctcTGTTCTTATTTCCCTTTTCCCTCATCTTTCACACATGCATATTTTTAAGTTTCAGCCTTAGCTGCACATCTCCACATAAATAATGCCAGCTTCTTGTGCCTGTCCTACTGGGCACCAGTGTAACTCACATTAACCCATGGAAGGCAGCCAGTTCTTCTTGGTGCTGTTTCCTGCCAGTCCAATACCCGCTCAGGACTTGTAGGCATTTCCTAGGAGCCCTCTCCTGGCCTTTCTGCATTTCCATTTGGTTGTTTTTCCCCACGGTAAAGACACAGAGGACCCACTTCAAACAAGCCATGTAAGTGACTTGCTCCTTTCTCTCAACCAGGTCATATAAGCATCAGGTACATATAGAGACAGCATTCCGAGTCAGTATGAATACTCAGGCTGAACAGTTGTATATAAAGTTTATAGTACCAAAGATAACATCTTCCTTTTGTTTTAGGCTTGGACTGGAGAGAGCAGACACAGCTGAAAAGGCTCTTACTGTCATAGTTGATTTACTGGAAAAATATGGACAGGGAGGAAACTGTATGGAGAGCCACATGGCATTTACGTACCATAACAGTTTTCTGATCGCCGACAGAAAGGAAGCATGGGTGCTGGAGACATCAGGAAAATACTGGGCAGCAGAAAAAGTAGAAGGTATAGACGATGCTCTTAGTTTTAAACATTTCAAATGCAATGACGGTTAGCAATTCTCCACTTTTCATTTACCATTTCATTAAGGCATCAGACTAGCCTCCAGATATGTACCCCTGCCTGTAAATGACAGTGGTTGCATCCTGTGTGTCAGTGTGGAGAGGGCAGCAGTTTCGCAGGGGCCTTTTCAGAGTCAGAGATGGCCATTGCTGCGCTTGGAAGATAGAGGACAGCAAGGTGGTCAGCATGAGAATGATAGCAGTATGTATGGCCTTAAGGGTGGTGGCAATCGGTGACAATACCATTGGGCGACAGGTAATACTGCCAGGATAGGTGCACGGGGCCCTGCAGTGGCTGCTTCTTCCAGTGGACTTAGAAGGACAAGCTGTGTCTTTGGAGCTCTAAGAGGAAGAATGGAAAGATGGGAATAACCAGGACAGAACCTGAAATATGATGTTGGCAATAGAAGTAAATGAGTCAGTACTGAGTGGCAGTGGCATTTCAATCAGAAGGATACACATAGCTCAGGCCAAAAGTAAACCACAGGACTCACAGATCTTGTAGGAATCTCTTCAGTGCATAATTTGCTTTAGTAAGCTAATTGTAAACAAAATaccaagaaaaagcattcaaTGTATTAAAATGGTTCTTTCCTCACTTTACAAACAGGAGGTGTACGGAATATTTCCAACCAGCTCTCTATCACAACCAAGATTGACAGAGAACACCCAGAACTGAGGGAATATGCCAAAAACAAGGGCTGGTGGGACGGAGAAAAGGAATTTGATTTTGCTGCCACATACTCTTATGTAAATACTGCCAGAATGATCACATCCAGAGGACGATATTGTGAAGGCTATAAACTTCTGAACAAACACAAAGGtataatttttgatttttttttttttttaagatatgcaAAGCATTTTGTGAACTACATTAAGTTAAATTATTAGACATCTGATATGGGCAATTGCTCACATGATTTGGTGAAACAGAACTTACAACTTTTTGCCTAAAGGAGGAACACTGACCTTGAAGTCTTCTATCGATTTTTGCCAATTTGTTGGtgaggaaaaattaaaacaaggGTCAGatatcaaacacacacacagcaaCAGTAACAACACTGAGAAGTGACATTATGACCAGAGCAATACTCTAAGACCTAGCTCTGAAACATTTTGACAAGCTCTATATTATTACTGTACctctacgaaaaaaaaaaaaaaacccagaggctAAAATAGATTCCCAGTGGTTTGCAGCCACAAGtggaaccttgtgaatcactTCAGTCTGGTACCATTCATGCAGGCTAAGGCAATAGCACAGTATTCAGATACAtatcttgcatttattttttgagattgttttttcatgttctgtAGTTTCACTATAACTGCTACTCTAGCCTTCCGTAGTCTAATAAAACACCCTGAgagcagaataaaaataatttgctgtACTCTAAGCAGGTGCTCCTAATCACTAACTTACTTATATCTCAGACCTCCACAGAAAGAAGCTATTACTTCTCTTCTAACTGCGTCCACCTGGCAGGTTTTTGCTGCATCTGTATTCACTTGCTTATTTGAAATAATTAATCTGAACCAAAATTATACTGCACCCCTGCTTTTCTTATTTACTTGGCTGAGCTCTGCCAGACCAGGTTTAGCATTTAGTTAGCACATCAGAATGAATTACCTTTTGGTATCCTGCTCTAGTGATCATGTAAATCCTGCATTCATTTTGGGAATTGCAGGTTCTGAATACTGGAAGCATTTTCATAATACCTGTATTTACTTGTATTATAACAATGCTGAGATTCTATCAGTGTGTTCGTTCTAAATCCCCATTTTCAGGCATTTACCTGAGCCATTTTAAAAATCACACTAGGTGTTCAGGTTAtcaggtttcagtttgtttagatttattttaaatagatgCCCTAACTAAAAGCTATTTGGTTTACAGTATCAGTAAAATCACTGTTTTCTTAATCTACCCTTCCCAGCTTTTTCACTCAGTGGCATTACAGTTTTTTTTCCAGGCTGCCTACCATGTGAAGACCGTTTTtagaaaaacattatttacatTTCAGAAAGCAGCAAATGTGTTTCAGGaatacaaaataacaaaaaagtctAATGGAAAATATGCAATATCTTCTTTCCTGCTGGACAAGTTGCCAGTTTTCAGTTGACAAACTGACTGTtgcttcttttaatttctttggtTTATCTGATTTGCTGATTTTTTGAATTCTCTGACTTTCCCAGGCAACCGTGGGAATACTTAAGAGTGTTTCCTAGCTGAAATGTAGTGCTGCATGACTCTCTCTATATATGCAATTTAACCATGCATAAAAAATAATATTGGAGACATCTGAATTAGATGGAGAGGAATTATATTAAGAGGAAGCAGCAAGGCAGTTTAAAAAAGTAATCTTTATGCAGCTAGAACTTCACTGAGGAAAACACTAAAAAGTTAAATGGTAGGTGATACCTTCAAGTGAAAAAAACAGTGAATGAACTAATGTTTTTCTGCCATGAGCACATGCTCTACGGGTTCACCACCTTCAGAAGGAAAACGACTGCAAGCGCTGCCTGTTAGAATACTGTACTGCCCAGCAATACCATGCCAGCATCTAAGCTTCAGTGTACAGTACATGAACAGCGATGTTATTTGAACAATAGATGCAGAGGCAGATGTGGAAAGGGTTTAGTTTTACCTGAGAAGAATGAATAATTTTCATGGAGACATTTGGCACTGTAATTCACAAAGGCAGTTGATTAAGGCTTCTTTACAAATGGATGTACTATTGTAGTTTCTGTTGATTCTGAGTATAGAACATTATATTACTCCAGTGCATGCTTTCAATTGTCAACTTGAAGCCTAAGTGCTTTGGAAGGTCAGATGAtcgaaattacagaaaaaaaaaagagaagtaacaGTCTTGGCATTTCATTTTCACACACAAACCCCATGCACAGTTATTACTTTTACATTTCCAAAGCAACCTAGTAGCATATTAACTATGCACAAATACCAATAACTATTATAGTGATTTATCTTGACTTCCACACAGTGCTCAGAAAGTTCAGTCTTCAATGCAGGTATGCTgttagaatgattttttttttttcctgccaacaCAGACAAACTAAAACTGGCATTGCTTATCAAAGGAAAAAGCACCAGTTGTAGAACATGCCATTTCGTTGGTGTTATAAGTAGCACTGTGTGTAAATAATTGTATTGTTTCTTAAATAGGATCTATCACTTCTGAAATAATGATGGAAATCCTTCGTGACAAAGAGAGTGGCATTAATATGGAAGGTGGATTTATGACAACTGGAAGCATGGTGTCTGTGTTGCCTCAGCAGCCTCATCTGCCCTGTATTCACTTCTTTACTGGAACTCCAGATCCTGCGAGGTGATGTAACAGCAAGCAGTTAGGATAAGAAGTTGCAAATATCTAAATGAAAAGTGTTGCAATTTGTCTAATTATATTCCTTTTTGCCCCTTTTTTTGTTCCTTCCCTGAAAAAGCATAATCAGAAGAAGGAATATAATGTACATTATGTACATGAATGCTGCTTACCAATCTACTTAGTGAAACACTGCTATGACATTGACTAAAACATCAATTAGAAGTATGaattcttttgtgttttttgtttgtttgg
Above is a genomic segment from Patagioenas fasciata isolate bPatFas1 chromosome 7, bPatFas1.hap1, whole genome shotgun sequence containing:
- the SCRN3 gene encoding secernin-3, with the protein product MAPQPPPRSCDTFVALPPAAAGGRVVFGKNSDRPADEVQEIVYFPAAAHPPGASLECTFVAVEQAERTHAVVLSRPAWLWGAEMGANEHGVCIGNEAVWGREEVGDEEALLGMDLVRLGLERADTAEKALTVIVDLLEKYGQGGNCMESHMAFTYHNSFLIADRKEAWVLETSGKYWAAEKVEGGVRNISNQLSITTKIDREHPELREYAKNKGWWDGEKEFDFAATYSYVNTARMITSRGRYCEGYKLLNKHKGSITSEIMMEILRDKESGINMEGGFMTTGSMVSVLPQQPHLPCIHFFTGTPDPARSVFKPFIFVPNITQLLKTSSPTFGHDDPVKKQPRFQNKPDRRHELYKKHESAAVVMETMKDKGKEMLKEIQELEKQKISEMESILQNGCLDVTQVVNLFPRCVEEELKIYS